A single region of the Montipora capricornis isolate CH-2021 chromosome 13, ASM3666992v2, whole genome shotgun sequence genome encodes:
- the LOC138030587 gene encoding uncharacterized protein: MSVLRPQGPLDDDDDDDDDWQINNLVPRVLGLFVPPEEIYLRGPLALEAYNKALSKGKTRVRRIPVMLIGQDRSGKTSLKKSLRGIRFNPDESSTVGIDVDPSYFKVTTEIWKTGEKDQDANTKDAISYEQHAARLVVKILKEENFCTNERSVESFQSVDSSLADMVTPSANTRGENSTVSSLEFIKIGHNEFPRDKQMDVSASPRASRVSDFDDGSDVYNTLTTSQRTDPTNRGNNHLTASKIPDEIETLMKKLLQEVDKVRDEEDIYSVLWDFGGQSVYYTTHPLFLTSRALYLMVYDLSRGLHKTAPPVTKQGMYKTIQDSFETKTNLDYLDFWMTSVASLASRDSVHTKESDLLPEKLPPVFLVCTNADRPYGGADCLALAREVYGSLQGKSYRNHLCDGFFVVDNTKSGGESECSEVARLRRSILAVANELPSMKEDIPIKWLKFEKMLQVTLGEGHTWIYLEHAKRIAAEVCQIHDNQEFVTLLNFLHDQRILIHFDDTPELNKLVVLDPQWLIDVFKKVITVQISDGHGKAEITQLWHKLETKGILEQKLLKHVWDPLIERHETYESFIAVMEKFSLLCSWPSLDTSCNKQYLVPSMLMLLPPQNITELIASAKLPSLFLRFEPGQVPSSLFPRLVLQFFQWGQKEFWSSLDPELYKNFARFYTIGDEDCSVVLLCHSSFIEIVVHRGNANPTLVEGIQSKLTISSGLHHDPFEVSCACAVYKQLSLMLECMRKEFCWLKNMIYEAGFICPVCCHGKLVKFCRTHGKQYCEQEDCLHFLSESEIRSTNQFIRCTRAAAALDNKVHVKNFSAWFTSPSKQTATDEMNGRQFLSGERSEEVSHAQLPGNVIESLMSDSCHPKEIVLQMKESLHLDQMCLQHPNPETKRMIRCLAKRAKDSNRIGVVKHLREITPAGTTGPLLPGNLDIRSIPVCQMRELTIYLSSGEEWKDVAAKLGFSPTEIRYLDKRIPNPCEAALACISQRCHITVDDLYDLLTKCGYPVLADIL; the protein is encoded by the exons ATGAGTGTGCTCCGACCCCAAGGGCcgcttgatgatgatgatgatgatgatgatgattggcaaattaacaatctcgtacccagagtcctcgggctttttg TGCCCCCTGAAGAGATCTATTTGCGTGGCCCACTGGCTTTGGAAGCTTACAACAAGGCTCTGAGTAAAGGAAAGACAAGAGTTAGAAGAATACCAGTTATGTTGATTGGCCAAGACCGCTCTGGAAAGACCAGCCTTAAGAAGTCTCTTAGGGGAATACGGTTCAATCCGGATGAGAGCAGCACTGTTGGGATCGACGTTGATCCATCCTACTTTAAAGTCACCACTGAGATTTGGAAGACTGGGGAGAAGGATCAAGATGCAAACACTAAAGATGCAATTTCCTATGAGCAACATGCAGCTCGCTTGGTTGTAAAGAttttaaaggaagaaaattTTTGTACAAATGAACGTTCTGTTGAGTCTTTCCAGTCTGTAGATTCCTCCCTTGCAGACATGGTGACACCAAGTGCAAATACAAGGGGTGAGAATAGCACGGTATCTTCCCTGGAGTTTATCAAGATCGGTCACAATGAATTCCCCCGAGATAAACAGATGGATGTTTCAGCATCTCCTAGAGCTTCAAGAGTTTCAGATTTTGATGATGGCAGTGATGTTTATAACACCCTGACAACAAGTCAAAGAACTGATCCTACAAACAGAGGAAATAATCATCTCACCGCATCCAAAATACCAGATGAGATAGAGACTTTGATGAAGAAATTGTTACAGGAAGTCGACAAGGTTAGAGATGAAGAAGACATTTACTCGGTTTTGTGGGATTTTGGTGGACAGTCGGTTTATTATACAACTCACCCACTCTTTCTTACATCAAGAGCTTTGTACCTTATGGTGTATGACCTCAGCCGAGGCCTTCATAAAACGGCCCCGCCTGTAACAAAGCAGGGCATGTACAAGACCATTCAAGACAGTTTTGAAACTAAAACTAATTTGGACTATCTTGATTTCTGGATGACTTCTGTTGCCTCACTCGCCAGTCGAGATAGCGTTCATACGAAAGAATCAGATTTGTTGCCTGAGAAACTTCCCCCTGTTTTCCTAGTTTGTACCAATGCCGATCGACCTTATGGTGGGGCTGACTGTTTGGCGCTCGCCCGTGAAGTGTATGGTTCTTTGCAGGGGAAATCGTACAGGAACCACCTGTGTGATGGTTTCTTTGTAGTCGATAATACTAAGTCAGGTGGGGAATCAGAGTGTTCAGAAGTGGCGCGCCTTCGACGTAGCATTCTAGCTGTTGCAAATGAGCTACCATCGATGAAGGAGGACATTCCAATCAAATGGTTAAAGTTTGAGAAAATGCTCCAAGTCACTCTGGGTGAAGGACATACATGGATTTATTTGGAGCACGCAAAACGGATCGCAGCTGAAGTTTGCCAAATTCACGACAATCAAGAATTCGTAACATTGCTTAACTTTTTACATGATCAgagaattttaatacattttgATGACACTCCAGAATTAAACAAATTGGTTGTCTTGGATCCTCAGTGGTTGATTGATGTGTTCAAGAAAGTTATAACTGTTCAGATTTCTGACGGTCATGGAAAAGCTGAAATAACACAATTGTGGCACAAActcgaaacaaaaggcatccttgaacaaaagctcttgaagCATGTGTGGGACCCATTAATAGAACGGCATGAAACCTATGAAAGCTTTATTGCTGTCATGGAGAAGTTTAGTTTGCTGTGCTCTTGGCCTTCTTTAGATACTTCATGTAATAAACAGTACTTGGTACCATCCATGTTAATGTTGCTCCCACCACAGAACATCACCGAGTTGATTGCCTCTGCAAAACTCCCTTCTCTTTTCCTGAGATTTGAGCCTGGACAAGTTCCTTCGAGCTTGTTTCCGCGGCTAGTGTTGCAATTTTTTCAGTGGGGGCAAAAGGAATTTTGGAGTTCACTGGACCCCGAATTGTACAAGAATTTCGCCAGGTTTTACACCATTGGAGACGAAGACTGCTCCGTTGTCCTTTTGTGTCATTCCTCGTTCATCGAAATAGTTGTTCACAGAGGAAATGCCAATCCAACATTAGTGGAAGGGATTCAGTCAAAGTTGACTATTTCTTCTGGCCTCCACCATGATCCATTTGAAGTGTCCTGTGCCTGTGCTGTTTACAAACAATTGTCTTTGATGCTTGAATGTATGCGTAAGGAGTTCTGTTGGTTGAAGAACATGATATATGAAGCAGGGTTTATTTGCCCGGTATGTTGCCACGGAAAGCTAGTCAAGTTCTGCCGCACTCATGGCAAGCAATATTGTGAGCAAGAAGATTGTCTTCACTTCTTATCTGAATCTGAGATACGCAGTACCAATCAGTTTATTAGATGCACCAGAGCAGCTGCTGCATTGGATAATAAAGTTCACGTGAAGAATTTTTCAGCTTGGTTCACAAGTCCAAGTAAACAG ACAGCAACAGATGAGATGAATGGAAGACAGTTTCTGTCTGGTGAAA GGAGTGAAGAGGTGTCTCACGCCCAGCTTCCTGGCAATGTTATTGAATCACTTATGTCGGATTCATGCCATCCAAAAGAAATTGTACTACAGATGAAAGAAAGTCTACATTTGGATCAAATGTGTCTGCAGCACCCAAACCCGGAAACAAAGAGAATGATTCGTTGCCTGGCAAAAAGAGCAAAGGATTCAAACAGGATTGGGGTTGTCAAGCACCTGAGAGAAATTACACCTGCAGGGACAACTG GTCCCTTGCTACCAGGGAACCTTGATATTCGCAGTATCCCAGTTTGTCAGATGAGAGAGCTTACAATTTACTTAAGCA GTGGAGAGGAGTGGAAAGATGTTGCTGCGAAACTAGGGTTCAGCCCAACAGAAATCCGTTATCTTGACAAACGAATTCCGAATCCCTGTGAGGCTGCCCTGGCTTGTATAAGTCAGCGGTGTCATATTACTGTGGACGATCTGTACGATTTGCTAACCAAATGTGGGTACCCCGTGCTGGCCGACattctttga